TTTGGTGAGTTGCGCCATCATCTTGACACTTGCCAATACCAGTTCATTCCTCGCGATGGTCCCACCGACCATATCGACACCCATAAAACCATACAAAGCGTCACCCTCGTATATGGGCACAACCAGAATACTCGTAATGCCCTGCTCCAGCCAATGACCTTTTTCAGCGCGGCATTCATCAGGAAGACAGCGTACGTCGTCAACACAAACTGACTCGTTTGCCATCATTTTACTGAAAAACCATGGCAGTTCGGACTCAACATCAACCTGTTTCAGGTTGGCAATTTCTGCACTCACATCATCCCGGGTCCATTCATGCGTATTGCTGAAGGTTCCTCTCGTATCAATACCGGCATCATTTTGAAACAGGTAAACCCGATCTGCGTCAAAATGTTCGCCAATAGCAGCAAGGGCTTCAGTGATCACCTGGTCCAGACCAGACTCTGAACTTTCCAGAAAGCTGGTTGCCAAAGAGGTAAGTTTTTGTTCCAACTCGATTAATTTTTCATATGCTTTTGTGTTGTACATGAATAGTCCGGAATTAGTAGTTCAAAGCGGAAACGGCCGGAGACATCGACTCCATCCTGCTTGTGATTTAAGAATTCAACCCGCGCAAAATCACAAAATCATGTTTTCCAACATAAGGCAATATATTTAAACATTTAAAATAAATAAACCATCTGGCGACAGCACCACTTTTATCCGAGATTGTATTGGCGCAACAGCCAATCAGCGACATGCGGCCGCCTGGCTATTCGAAAATGTCCCGGCCGATTTTGACGATTATTTCTGACGAAAGGCAACTTTACTTGTCGTTCTTCCTGCGACTGCGCGGATGCGCATCATCATAGACATGCGTCAGGTGATCGACGCTGACCTGGGTATATTTCTGTGTCGTTGACAGGGAAGAGTGGCCGAGCAGTTCCTGAATCGCCCGGAGATCGGCGCCACCGTCGAGCAGGTGGGTCGCAAAAGAATGCCTCAGGGCATGTGGTGAAGCATCTTTCAGAACCCCGGCCAGCAGGAGATGTTTCTTGAGATGCCGCTGCACGCTGCGGGGGGTCAGCCTCTTACCGAAACGGTTAAGGAAAAGGGGTTCATTCTGAGCTGGCCATCCCCTCTCCTCAAGATAGAGATGCAGAGATTTGAGGGCGTGTTGGCCAATCGGCACGATCCTCTCCTTGCCCCCCTTGCCGAGTACCCGGACCAGTGCCTGTTCGAAATCGACTGCGCCAACGTCAAGTCCGGTCAGTTCGCTGATACGCAATCCGCAGGAGTAGAGAGTTTCAAGGATAGCCCGGTCGCGCAACGAAAGACGGTCGCCGGATTGAATGCTTTCGAGCAGTGCATAGACTTCATCGACGGTCAGGGTCGTCGGCAGATATTTTTCCTGGCGCGGCGTTGCAACCAGCTCCCCCGGGTTGGCCTGAACGACCCCTTCCCGAACCAGGTACCGGTAAAACGTCCGGATCGCCGCCAGCTTTCTCGAGATCGTTGATTTGCGATTCTTCTTGTGTAGTTGGGCCAGATAGCGCCGCAGGGTGATTTTGTCTACCTGTCCGAAAACCGAGTCGTCCTGTTTCCTGAACAGCTCCTCGAGAAACCGGTAGAACTCATTAAGGTCCCGGTTATAGGCACTCAGTGTGTGTTCGGAAACATTCCGTTCAACCTGAAGGTGCCGGCAGAATTTTTCAATCAGACGGTTCATCTATCGCTCCCTGGTCGAATATTCGCACGCTTTTACGCTTGAGAGCAATCACCTTTTCATTGGATGTGATTGACGCTCCGGAACCCGCATGCGATAATATCAGACATTGGAGATATGCATGGATTTGTTGATCAATATCATCGAATTGGCCCTGCTTCTGGTTTTCGGTTTTACCGTGACCACATTCACCATTGCCCTTTACGAGTGGGCCAATTCGATCGGCCGACCGATCCGCCAGATCCTCGGCATTGCCAATCTCTGGCTTGCTCTCCGTCTGATCATTAGCGAATATCTGGCCCTGATCATCACCCTGCTACTCTACCCGTTCGGTTTTCTCAATCTCCCCGAAGGTCAGACCCCGGAGGGCAAAAAACCGGTCATTCTTCTGCACGGTTTATTTCTCAATCGCGCCTGCTGGTTTGCCATGAAGCTGCGCTTCAGGCTCCACGGAATTTCGGATCTGCACACACTGAATCTTTCGCCGCTGAAGGATGTTGAATCAGTGACCGAAATCGTCGCGCGCAAGGTCGACTCCCTACGCCACGAACGGGGCATTGAGAAGGTAAATATAATCGGTCACTCAATGGGAGCGATCGTTGCCCGCAACTACACGCAGATACGCGGCGGCGCCAGAAAAGTCGAAAAGTGCATATTGATCGGCGCGCCGAACCAGGGCTCGAAGCTGGCGCCTTTTGCGCTGACAACACTCGGGGAAACGCTCCTGCCGGCATCGGATTTCCTGTCCAACCTGAACAAGCAGGGCTTTCCGCAAACAGTTGATTATCTCAATATCTACAGCCGTCATGACAATATGGTTATTCCGGCGACCTCAAGCAGCCTGACCGATATCAGGAATATTGAGTTAACCGGTCTCGGGCACAACTCACTGCTTTACAACGGAAAAACATTCCGGGAAGTCATAATTTTCCTTAATTCTGCCGACCATGAAAACGCTCAGGATCAACAGCCACAAGAAGGTTGAGATGATCGATATCACCGGCGAGGTCGTCGCGGCTGTCCGGTCATTCGATTGCGCTTGCGGTATCATCCATCTCTACGTCCCCCATACGACAGCGGCCGTAACAATTAACGAAAATGCCGACCCCGATGTGACCCGCGACATGATAATGGAATTGAACAGGATCGTCCCTTTCGAAGATGGTTATCATCATCTCGAAGGGAACAGTGCGGCTCATCTGAAGAGTTCGCTGATCGGAGTCAGTGAATTTATCCCGCTAGAAGATGGCAAGCCGGTCCTCGGCATCTGGCAGGGTATCTATTTTTGTGAATTTGACGGGCCGCGACAGAGAAAACTTCACATCAGGATAGTGCCGACATGAAAATCCGGGTCGCCATCAATCAGGTGCCCGACTACAGTCGCGACAACATCAGCAGGGCAATCAGAAATCAAATCGATTTGCTCGGCGGCATGGCAGGTTTTGTAAAACCGGGACAAACGGTTCTGGTCAAACCAAACATGCTGGCCGGAAAATCACCAGAAAAAGCGGTCACCACCCACCCGGAAGTTGTCCGGGCAGTCATTGAAGAGGTTCTGCGCGCCGGTGGCAAGGTTCTGGTCGGTGACTCTCCCGGCATCGGCAAGTCCGATCAGGTTGCTCGGAAATGCGGAATTATGCAGGTTATCGAGGAGACCGGTGCGACGTTCACACCTTTTATCGAATCTGTCTTAGTCCCCGGCAAGAATGGCATCTTTCAGCACCTTGAAATTGCCAAAGAGGTTCTCGCTGCCGATGTCATCATCAATCTGCCGAAGCTCAAAACCCACCAGATGATGGGCCTGACCTGCGGTATAAAAAATATGTTTGGAGCGGTCGTCGGCATGCGCAAGATCCGCCTGCACCTCCAGGCCGGTACCAACAAGGAATTCTTCGCGACGATGTTGCTCGAGCTGGCTGAATTCCTGAACCCGGCTCTGACTTTGGTCGATGGCATCACTGCCATGCAGGGGGATGGTCCCGGCAGCGGCGACCCGGTTCAGGTCGGCGTCCTGATCGCTTCGCCATCGATGCAGGCCGTCGATACGGTTGCCTGCAATCTTCTCAACCTCCCCGACAGCTCGGTCTGGACGCAAAAAGTAGCCCTCGCCTCACAGCGGCCTGGCTGCCGGATGGAGGAGATCGCGCTGGTCGGCGAGCCGATCGAGGGATTGCGGCCACAGCAATTCAAACCGGCCAAATCGACCGATGTTAATTTCAGCCTGCCGGCTTTTTTGCGCAAGCCGCTCAAGAAAAGCATCACCGCCCGCCCCGAGCCTGATCATAACCTCTGCGTCCGATGCGGCGAATGTGTGAAAAGTTGCCCGCCCCGGGCGATGCGGATAACCCACAACCGGCTTGAAATCGATTTTGCCACCTGCATCCGCTGTTTCTGTTGCCAGGAGCTCTGTCCGCATGGCGCACTTGAAACCCGCCAGGGTCTGCTGCTTCGCCTCTCCCGCTTATTTATAAAAAGTTAGAACATATTAACTTTTTTGCTTGACCTTCCTTTCTTATCTGTTACTATTTTTGTCTTATTTATATATCAGGAGGAAGCTATATGTGCCATAAACCCTTTTTTACTGTCCTTGTCTGCTCTCTGCTGCTGCCGTCATTTTCGGTTTTTGCCGCCGATACGGTGATCCTCGATGAGATTGTCGTTCGCGGGACCGAACAATCGAGTTTTTCCAGCAACCTGACCATCCGCGAAGTCAAGGAAAGCGCCGCCCGCGACCTCGGTGAAGCGCTGCAAAATGTTCCGGGGATGACCTACGTGCGGAAAGGGGCGATCGCCAACGACGTCGTTTTGCGCGGTCTGAAGAAGGACAATATCAATGTCCTGCTCGACGGCGTCCGGTTGTATGGCGGCTGCCCGTCGCGTATGGACCCGCCCTCCTTCCATTTCGACTTCGCCGAAGTCGAATCGGTGGAAGTGGTCCGTGGCCCCTACGACCTGAGCCATCCCGGCAGCCTCGGCGGCATGGTTAACGCCGTTTCCAAGTCACCTGCCATGGGAAAAAAATTCAACTTCAGCTTGACCGGCGGATCCTTCGACATGCTCCACTCCTCCCTGACTACCTCGTACGGCGCAGAAAAATACGATATTCTTGCTGGCTATGCCTACAAGTACTCACTGCCGCCGGAATCGGGTGACGGCAAGCGGATTACTGAAGTTTATACACCCGGAACTCCCAACAGTTACCTCGCTGACAAAATCGATTCACGCGCCTACCGGATCAATACCGGTTGGGCAAAAGCCGGCTACAAGTTCATGGACAAGGGCCGTTCGGAAATCAGCTACAGCTACCAGGACGCTGAACACGTTCTCTACCCTTACCTCTTCATGGATGCCGACTACGACAAGACACACCGCTTGAGTTGGACAACGCGTATCGAAGAGAAAGCCGGTGCTTTTGAAAACTCGGAAATCCAGCTCTGGTGGGACCGGGTCGACCATCTGATGAGTGACCGCAATCGTACGTCATCGCTCTCTAAACCACGCGACTACGGCATGGAGACCGATTCGCAGACTTCGGTCAGTGGCGTTCGCGCCAACGGAGTCATCAAGGTTGGCGAAGGTGCACTCAAGTCGGGACTCGACTATTATCACCGGAACTGGGACGCGACCAACTCCAGCGTCATGTACTTGTCGTACCAGCCTCAGGCGATGGTGCCAGACGTCGACATCGACAATATCGGAGCCTTTGCCGAATATAGTGTGCCGGTTGCAGAAAATTTGCGGCTGACCACCGGTGGCCGGGTCGATCGGACGACAGCCGAGGCGAACGCACTCGATGCGAACCGCCTGACAACCGTCTATGAGCAATACAACTCAAGCACAAACCTTGATTCAGAAACCGACTTCACCGAGTTTGGCGGCAACCTGCAGCTGACATGGACACCGCGCGATTCGATCGAGATCTTTACCGGCATTGCATCAATGACCCGCACCCCCGATCCGCAGGAGCTCTACATCGGCCTTGTACGTTTACCAACTATGATGATGCCGAATCCGACCAGTTGGGTCGGCAACCCGGACCTCGATCCGGTACGTAACAACCAGGCCGACATCGGCTTTAAAATGACGGCAGATACCCTGTTTTTATCCGGCAGTCTCTTCTACAGTGATCTTGATAACTACATTACACTGGTCGAGATCGCCGATCCGGACGGCGGCGGAACTTTATATTCAAAAGGCCGTTCCTACCGGAACATCGATGCCGAAATCGTCGGCGGTGAAATCAGCGTTCAAAGCTCCCTGCCCTTGGACCTGTTTTTGACCGCAGCGCTCAATTACACGCGGGGTGAGAACAAGGACCTCGACGAGCCGCTGGCAGAGACTCCGCCTTTGAACGGTTCGGTCTCACTGCGCTATGATCTTGGCACCTGGTTCGCGGAGATCACCGAACGATTTGCCGACCGCCAGGATCGGATCGCCACCAGTCTGCAGGAGCTGGAAACGGCGGGCTGGAACATCACCAACATCAAGGGGGGATACTATTTTGACAACTGGTCGTTGATTGCCGGGGTCGACAATCTCTTTGACAACTACTACTTCAGCCATTTGTCGTATCAGCGCGATCCTTACAGCTCAGGCGTCAGGGTGCCGGAAACAGGAAGGATGGCTTATTTGACGATCAGCTACAGTTATTGAATACTTGACGGGTATGGACAGTGATCACAAACTTGCCTGGGCCATCTTCATTTCGATTGGCTGTCATCTTCTGA
The genomic region above belongs to Desulfuromonas sp. and contains:
- a CDS encoding ligand-gated channel — protein: MCHKPFFTVLVCSLLLPSFSVFAADTVILDEIVVRGTEQSSFSSNLTIREVKESAARDLGEALQNVPGMTYVRKGAIANDVVLRGLKKDNINVLLDGVRLYGGCPSRMDPPSFHFDFAEVESVEVVRGPYDLSHPGSLGGMVNAVSKSPAMGKKFNFSLTGGSFDMLHSSLTTSYGAEKYDILAGYAYKYSLPPESGDGKRITEVYTPGTPNSYLADKIDSRAYRINTGWAKAGYKFMDKGRSEISYSYQDAEHVLYPYLFMDADYDKTHRLSWTTRIEEKAGAFENSEIQLWWDRVDHLMSDRNRTSSLSKPRDYGMETDSQTSVSGVRANGVIKVGEGALKSGLDYYHRNWDATNSSVMYLSYQPQAMVPDVDIDNIGAFAEYSVPVAENLRLTTGGRVDRTTAEANALDANRLTTVYEQYNSSTNLDSETDFTEFGGNLQLTWTPRDSIEIFTGIASMTRTPDPQELYIGLVRLPTMMMPNPTSWVGNPDLDPVRNNQADIGFKMTADTLFLSGSLFYSDLDNYITLVEIADPDGGGTLYSKGRSYRNIDAEIVGGEISVQSSLPLDLFLTAALNYTRGENKDLDEPLAETPPLNGSVSLRYDLGTWFAEITERFADRQDRIATSLQELETAGWNITNIKGGYYFDNWSLIAGVDNLFDNYYFSHLSYQRDPYSSGVRVPETGRMAYLTISYSY
- the xerC gene encoding tyrosine recombinase XerC — encoded protein: MNRLIEKFCRHLQVERNVSEHTLSAYNRDLNEFYRFLEELFRKQDDSVFGQVDKITLRRYLAQLHKKNRKSTISRKLAAIRTFYRYLVREGVVQANPGELVATPRQEKYLPTTLTVDEVYALLESIQSGDRLSLRDRAILETLYSCGLRISELTGLDVGAVDFEQALVRVLGKGGKERIVPIGQHALKSLHLYLEERGWPAQNEPLFLNRFGKRLTPRSVQRHLKKHLLLAGVLKDASPHALRHSFATHLLDGGADLRAIQELLGHSSLSTTQKYTQVSVDHLTHVYDDAHPRSRRKNDK
- a CDS encoding (4Fe-4S)-binding protein; translation: MKIRVAINQVPDYSRDNISRAIRNQIDLLGGMAGFVKPGQTVLVKPNMLAGKSPEKAVTTHPEVVRAVIEEVLRAGGKVLVGDSPGIGKSDQVARKCGIMQVIEETGATFTPFIESVLVPGKNGIFQHLEIAKEVLAADVIINLPKLKTHQMMGLTCGIKNMFGAVVGMRKIRLHLQAGTNKEFFATMLLELAEFLNPALTLVDGITAMQGDGPGSGDPVQVGVLIASPSMQAVDTVACNLLNLPDSSVWTQKVALASQRPGCRMEEIALVGEPIEGLRPQQFKPAKSTDVNFSLPAFLRKPLKKSITARPEPDHNLCVRCGECVKSCPPRAMRITHNRLEIDFATCIRCFCCQELCPHGALETRQGLLLRLSRLFIKS